A section of the Malania oleifera isolate guangnan ecotype guangnan chromosome 2, ASM2987363v1, whole genome shotgun sequence genome encodes:
- the LOC131148747 gene encoding uncharacterized protein LOC131148747 encodes MNRRVRSTCRSPAKRDEGFNKYLKPGALAQLRDLRISARSHRFASHSQIPLCRTLSPSSSPVASPAAARAQAAAIEGFPCFAGRIYGPRCLQRKKLVAAKSVLFLSSNPSSPASDAADPLIDVFNSDVIAAH; translated from the coding sequence ATGAACCGGCGAGTCAGAAGCACGTGCCGCTCTCCGGCGAAGAGGGACGAGGGCTTCAATAAGTACTTGAAGCCGGGGGCCCTCGCCCAACTGAGAGACTTGCGAATCAGCGCCAGATCTCACCGCTTCGCCTCCCATTCCCAGATCCCTCTCTGCCGTACTCTATCCCCGTCTTCTTCACCCGTCGCGTCTCCGGCGGCGGCTCGAGCCCAGGCCGCCGCGATCGAAGGGTTCCCTTGCTTCGCCGGCAGGATCTACGGTCCCCGGTGTTTGCAGAGGAAGAAACTAGTGGCGGCGAAGTCTGTTCTTTTTCTCAGCTCGAATCCCTCGAGTCCGGCTTCGGATGCAGCTGATCCGCTCATTGATGTCTTCAATTCCGATGTTATTGCTGCTCATTGA